The window CATTAACGCCTCATTAACAAACACGTTAATTACCACACCAGCACACCCACAACGCATTTACAATGAACATAATTAGCGTTTCCACACTTTATTATATACATGCACAATTAACAGCTCATTAATGAGCCACCGCCCTAACAACCCCCATCCAACGACAACATCAATTACTCCACCTCACTAATTAACCCTTATCACCCCCTAATTAACGCTAAATACCGCTAATTAGCGCTAATTAAGCGAACATCTCCCCAGCTGCACGGCCAGCCTGGTGTCCCTCTCCCTGGCCACCCTTTGTCCCAAATTACCCCCAAATTACCCCGAAATTACTCCCTAATTACCTACAAATTACTCCCCAAATTACCCCCAAATTGCTCCCTAATTACCCCTGAATTACTCCCTAATCACCGCCTAATTCCCCACAATTAAGTGAACAATTCCCCAATCTCCATTTCTCAAAACTAcacccaggctgtgccctctcCCCTCAATAGCCCCAAATTACCCCACTAAGAACACAAATTAACGCCTAATTAGTGCTAATTACACACTAATTCCCCTAAATTTCCCCCTATTTTCCCCATAATTCTCACTACACTAAATACCCCACCTGAACCCTAAAGGACACTAATTAACACTAATAACACAATTAAGCAAACATCTTGCCCAGCCGGGTGGCCAGCTGCCGGGCCTTGTCCCTGACGCGGCCCAGCTCCCTGCGTGGGCTAATTACTCACTAATTACCCACTAATTAACACTAAATAACCCCCAATTCTCCCATAAATACCCCCTAAAGGACACTAATTAACACTAATAACACCTAATTAGATTAAGCAAACATTTTCCCCAGCCGGGTGGCCAGCTGCGTGTCCCGCTGCCGGGCCTTGTCCCTGACGCGGCCCAGCTCCCGGCTGGCTCCGGCGTGCCCGGGCCGGGCCCTGAGCACGGCCTGCAGATCCTCCCTGGCCGCCTCCAGGTCCATCATGGCGGCGCTGGCCACGCCCCGCGCGTACCTGGCGCCCAGGTGAGCCGGGCACAGCTCCAGCGCTTTGCCGGCGTTGGCGGCGGCGTTGGCGGCGTTGGCGGGGCCCAGGCGCAGCTGCGCCTCGGCCAGCCCGGCGTGCAGCTCGGCCTTGAGCCGCCTGAGCTCCGGCGCCAAGGGCGGAGGCCCCGCGGCCGCGATGGCGGCGCGGAGCGAGCGGCGGAACGCGCGGCCGGCCGCGCTCAGCAGGCCCGCCCGCAGCAGCTCCGCGGCGTGAGCGTGGCCGGACCGCACCGAGCGCCAGCGGGCGGCCGGAGGCGCGGCCCAGAAGGGCGGCGGCGCGGTGAAGGCGCCCAGGCGGACGCTGAGGGCCGCGCCGCGGGCCGCGCTAGGCCGCAGCCAGGCCCGCTCGCCGCCCCTCATGGTCTCGAGCGCCGCGTCCAGCAGCGCCGCCCAGCGGCCCTCGGCCGAGCCCAGCCGCACGCTCCGCCAGCGGCCGcagccgcggcggcggcgggagcggcccaGGGCGGGGAGCGGCCCCCGCGCGGCACGGACACACGGACGCGGCACAGAgagcccgggccgggccgcgccaGGCCGCGCCCGGGCCGCACGATCAGCTTGGACCACGCCCCGTCCGGGCTGGCCTGCCAATGGGCGGCCTCGGGAGGGGATGGCCGCGCCCCCTCGGGGATAAGCTCCGCCCCCTGGGCGGTAGGACCCGCCCCACAGTGCTCAAGTTCCGCCCTATAACCTTTAGGCTCCACCCCCTCTGCTCTAAGCTCCGCCCCCGGGGCATTAGGATCCATTCCAGAGTGATCAAGCTCCACCCCCTGGCCTTTGAGCTCCACCCCCTGCGGTTTAAGCTCCACCCCTTGGCCTTTAGGACCTGCCCCACAGTTCCCAAGCTCCTCCCCCTGCTCTTTAAGCGCCTCCCCTTTTCTTTTCGAATGTTTAAGCTCCACCCCCTGGCCATTAGGATCCACCTCACAGTGCTCAGGCTCCGCCCCCTGTAATTTAAGCCCCACCCCCTGTGCATCAAATCCCGCCCTCTCTCCCACAGGCTCCGCCCCACAGTTCTCAAGCTCCACCTCCCAGTCCTCAAGCCCCGCCTCCTCATCCTCAggctcctcctcccagccttgAAGCTCCGCCCCCCACgctgccagcccctcctctTCGGGTGCCCGAAGCCACGCCTCCTCCAGCGACCAATCCCAGGGGTCTCGCGCCTGATTGGCTGCGGTGGCCAGAGGCGTGAGGTCATTGGTGGGATCATGGAGGGGCGGGGCTTGGCACTCATTAGGTCTGGGTGCTGCGTTCTGATTGGTGGATGGCATTGCTGTGTCCTGATTGGCTGGAGATTTATGTCCTGAATCCTGATTGGTTGAAGCTTTGTGTGCTGTGTCCTCATTGGTCGAGCCTTTGCGTGCTGTGTCCTCATTGGCTGCCGCTGGCTCCTTGCTGTCATTGGTCACCTCACGCACGCTCTGCGTCCTGATTGGCTGAGCAGCACCTCCCCTTCCTCTCATTGGCC of the Camarhynchus parvulus unplaced genomic scaffold, STF_HiC, whole genome shotgun sequence genome contains:
- the LOC115916799 gene encoding tubby-related protein 1-like; this translates as MRMLRCRARPMRGRGGAAQPIRTQSVREVTNDSKEPAAANEDTARKGSTNEDTAHKASTNQDSGHKSPANQDTAMPSTNQNAAPRPNECQAPPLHDPTNDLTPLATAANQARDPWDWSLEEAWLRAPEEEGLAAWGAELQGWEEEPEDEEAGLEDWEVELENCGAEPVGERAGFDAQGVGLKLQGAEPEHCEVDPNGQGVELKHSKRKGEALKEQGEELGNCGAGPKGQGVELKPQGVELKGQGVELDHSGMDPNAPGAELRAEGVEPKGYRAELEHCGAGPTAQGAELIPEGARPSPPEAAHWQASPDGAWSKLIVRPGRGLARPGPGSLCRVRVSVPRGGRSPPWAAPAAAAAAAAGGACGWARPRAAGRRCWTRRSRP